In Crassostrea angulata isolate pt1a10 chromosome 4, ASM2561291v2, whole genome shotgun sequence, one genomic interval encodes:
- the LOC128179638 gene encoding protein CWC15 homolog A-like has translation MTTAARPTFEPARGGRGKNEGDLSALSKQYSSRDLPAHTKIKYRQEGQGTSDELRGRDFRRDLEERERTVREKRDRNRESGSSKRPRLDQVPAANLDADDPVDDEDEDESSDDEDDTAELMAELQKIKKERANEKARLDAEKKVEEERIRTENILKGNPLLNQQEKVVTDFKVKRRWDDDVVFKNCAKGEDDKKKSAFINDTLRSEFHKKFMEKYIK, from the exons ATGACAACAGCAGCTCGACCAACCTTTGAGCCAGCACGGGGAGGACGGGGTAAAAATGAAGGCGATCTTAGTGCTTTGTCTAAACAGTACTCTAGTCGGGATTTACCAGCTCACACCAAAATCAAATACAG ACAAGAAGGACAGGGAACATCTGATGAGCTGAGGGGACGTGACTTTCGTCGTGATTTAGAGGAAAGGGAGAGAACTGTCAGGGAAAAGCGTGACAGAAATCGGG AGTCCGGCAGTAGTAAGCGACCACGCCTTGATCAGGTCCCCGCAGCGAACCTTGATGCTGATGATCCAGTCGATGATGAG GATGAAGATGAGTCCTCTGATGATGAAGACGATACTGCAGAGTTGATGGCAGAactacagaaaattaaaaaagaacgAGCCAATGAAAAAGCTAGACTG GATGCAGAGAAGAAGGTAGAAGAAGAGCGAATCAGAACGGAGAACATTTTGAAGGGGAATCCCCTGCTGAACCAGCAAGAGAAGGTGGTCACCGACTTCAAGGTCAAGCGAAG ATGGGACGATGATGTCGTGTTCAAGAATTGTGCGAAAGGTGAGGACGACAAAAAGAAGAGTGCGTTTATTAACGACACCTTGAGGTCCGAATTCCACAAAAAGTTCATGGAAAAGTACATCAAATAA
- the LOC128180636 gene encoding 4-hydroxy-2-oxoglutarate aldolase, mitochondrial-like, translated as MRRAVSNLTRFCGGSGFITPGRAPRTATVVMSVSRLSSTSSGRLDVSGIYPPIATPFNKDESIAFDKLTENMQKWNKIAFGGYVVQGSNGEYVYQTAEERIKVVEHVVKAAAPGKVILAGSGCESTRDTIEMTNRMADVGADAALVVTPSYYKGGMHNRALISHFTKVADDSKIPILLYSVPGNTGIDLDPEVIIVLSCHPNIIGLKDSGGDIAKLAHLVISTQSNDFQIMAGSAGFLLPAYLIGCVGGVCGAANMLGQELCDLEQLYKQGKLKEATNLQQRIVAPNACVTKRFGVPGLKVAMEWFGYYGGPVRSPLQPITSEQEEIMQTVFKLSGFIH; from the exons ATGAGGCGAGCTGTATCCAATCTGACCAGGTTTTGCGGGGGGTCGGGATTTATTACGCCGGGGAGGGCTCCTAGGACGGCGACAGTTGTGATGTCGGTTTCCAGGCTGTCCAGCACCAGCAGTGGACGGCTGGATGTGAGCGGGATCTACCCTCCCATAGCCACCCCGTTCAACAAGGACGAGAGTATTGCCTTCGACAAGCTGACCGAAAACATGCAGAAGTGGAACAAGATAGCGTTTGGGG GGTATGTAGTCCAAGGATCCAATGGGGAGTATGTATACCAAACAGCCGAGGAGAGGATCAAAGTGGTGGAACACGTCGTCAAAGCTGCCGCCCCGGGCAAGGTCATTCTGGCGGGGTCTGGGTGTGAAT CTACCAGAGATACCATAGAGATGACCAATCGGATGGCAGATGTAGGAGCCGACGCTGCCCTTGTCGTAACCCCTAGTTATTACAAGGGTGGCATGCACAACAGGGCACTGATCAGCCATTTCACTAAg GTTGCTGATGACAGTAAGATACCTATACTGCTGTACAGCGTTCCCGGTAACACTGGCATTGACCTTGACCCTGAGGTCATTATTGTCCTATCATGTCATCCCAACATAATCGGTCTGAAGGACAGTGGGGGAGAT aTTGCAAAGCTAGCCCACCTGGTTATAAGCACCCAGAGTAATGACTTCCAAATCATGGCAGGGTCTGCTGGCTTCTTACTCCCTGCATATCTCATAG GTTGTGTGGGTGGGGTGTGTGGAGCGGCCAACATGTTGGGACAAGAACTCTGTGATCTGGAGCAGCTGTACAAACAGGGGAAACTGAAGGAGGCCACAAACCTACAGCAGAGGATCGTGGCTCCTAATGCCTGT GTAACCAAGAGGTTCGGAGTACCAGGCCTGAAGGTTGCTATGGAGTGGTTTGGTTACTATGGAGGACCAGTCAGGTCACCATTACAGCCAATCACAAGCGAGCAGGAGGAGATAATGCAGACCGTGTTTAAATTATCCGGATTTATTCACTGA